TGAACTTCAGTGAGGACATCATTGAAGGTTGGAGCTGGAAGCTTACTCAAGGAGCTTTGTATCACTGTTGCAATAGGATCATACTCACGACCTAAACCattcaagaaaccaaagatCTTCATCGACTCATCTACCGGTTTGCCTATGGAACTCAGCGAATCGCAAACTGACTTAAACTCATGACAGTAGGTGGAGAGAGGCTTATCTTTCTTGGAGAGAAGCTGGAGGTTGCGACGGAGAGAGAACTCCCGAGCGACACTACTCTTGTTGAAGTTTTCAGCGAGTGATAGCCAGATCTCGCGGGACGTAGCGAGACTGTGAACGTGACCAAGGACTTCCTCTGACAACGTACCAAACAACCACGACCGGACAAGTTGGTCGGTGCAGAACCACAACTCGTACTGGGGATTGGGAACTTCGTTGGTGACTTCGCCATTGACGACGAGGCGAGTCTGAGCTGGTGCAGTGACGGCACCATTGACAAAGCCGATAAGCTTTTGACTGGAGAGAAGAGACTCAAATTGTGTTTTCCACAAGAGATAGTTGTTGTCAGTTAGCTTCAGAGTGACTGAGCTAGTGACATGAACATTATCAGGAAAGGGATAAGCAGCGGCCATTGTTTCACCTGTGAAGGTTAACagcggctctgataccatgaacgGATTTAGAAAACAGAGGACTTTGGTGAAtaattttgtatctttcttAATAATCACTTTAGGGTTTTACAGCCTTTATATACAAGAGGTAAGATGACTCTAGAATCCTCACAAAAGCAAAACTTATCACTATAGACAGCTGTATCAGAATGAGTCATGAGAAGAGGATTCCAGAAGCTCAAATCTGTTTGGATGAGAGAAGACGACACCCTCCTCCGTACCGGCTCTGCAGCTCTGTTTTGACCGTTGAGACTTTGTCTTATTATCGATCAAATTTTGATGCTGTTGGACtgggttttgttcttgttggaCTTGGACTTGGGCTTGGGCCTCTTTATCTTCTACACATACAATatgataataattaattaaaaagactaATCATTGTGTTACTTGTTACAGTATGATTCATGATCATTTGGCTAGGCCGCATACgagggtgaagaagaaaatcgaaaaaaaaggaattagtCAAGAGGACTTTGCATTTGATCTTCGACTTTGCATACGACTTTGCATTCGAGAATATTGCTATCTCGACTTTGCATTTGATCTTCCGGTCCCCTGAAGCTTCCAAAAGGATCATTATAGTTAGATTAGCTTCTTACCATTACCTCTGCACACTTCACAAGCAAAACATATGATATTATGATGTCACAAAACAAATTGTTCTTTAAATGTAGAAatgcaaggaaaaaaaaaacacgaaacgGCATCGTTCTCAATGTCAAAAATGTTGACTTTAGGCAGTTACTTTTGACTACCATGCTCAATTAACGGTTAGTAGGTTTTTACTTTCACAAAGAGTCATCATTTCGTTTAAACACACATAAATTTGATCCTgtgatttggtttctttgatTGCAAATGTGAGAGAGACAAATTGAAGAATTTCCTAAAACGGCATCGTTGGAGGTCAATAAGGTTGACATTAAGCAAATACTTTTTTGACTACTAAGCCCAATTAACGGTTTCACAACATTAACCGTTTGTTATATGTTCACCTGAAATTACGATAACGTAGGGTCCCAACTCCATAGAGAATTTTAATAANNNNNNNNNNNNNNNNNNNNNNNNNNNNNNNNNNNNNNNNNNNNNNNNNNNNNNNNNNNNNNNNNNNNNNNNNNNNNNNNNNNNNNNNNNNNNNNNNNNNNNNNNNNNNNNNNNNNNNNNNNNNNNNNNNNNNNNNNNNNNNNNNNNNNNNNNNNNNNNNNNNNNNNNNNNNNNNNNNNNNNNNNNNNNNNNNNNNNNNNNNNNNNNNNNNNNNNNNNNNNNNNNNNNNNNNNNNNNNNNNNNNNNNNNNNNNNNNNNNNNNNNNNNNNNNNNNNNNNNNNNNNNNNNNNNNNNNNNNNNNNNNNNNNNNNNNNNNNNNNNNNNNNNNNNNNNNNNNNNNNNNNNNNNNNNNNNNNNNNNNNNNNNNNNNNNNNNNNNNNNNNNNNNNNNNNNNNNNNNNNNNNNNNNNNNNNNNNNNNNNNNNNNNNNNNNNNNNNNNNNNNNNNNNNNNNNNNNNNNNNNNNNNNNNNNNNNNNNNNNNNNNNNNNNNNNNNNNNNNNNNNNNNNNNNNNNNNNNNNNNNNNNNNNNNNNNNNNNNNNNNNNNNNNNNNNNNNNNNNNNNNNNNNNNNNNNNNNNNNNNNNNNNNNNNNNNNNNNNNNNNNNNNNNNNNNNNNNNNNNNNNNNNNNNNNNNNNCACGAAACGGCATCGTTCTCAATGTCAAAAATGTTGACTTTAGGCAGTTACTTTTGACTACCATGCTCAATTAACGGTTAGTAGGTTTTTACTTTCACAAAGAGTCATCATTTCGTTTAAACACACATAAATTTGATCCTgtgatttggtttctttgatTGCAAATGTGAGAGAGACAAATTGAAGAATTTCCTAAAACGGCATCGTTGGAGGTCAATAAGGTTGACATTAAGCAAATACTTTTTTGACTACTAAGCCCAATTAACGGTTTCACAACATTAACCGTTTGTTATATGTTCACCTGAAATTACGATAACGTAGGGTCCCAACTCCATAGtgaattttaataaaaactatattgtATATCTCACgaaaatagtttaaaaataaatcacgCCTTCACTCCCGgaactcttcttcctctttaaaTACTTTCCGACAAAAACAGGCTTCAACACAAAAACACGAACTCTCTTTTTATTACCTTTTCTCTCCATCTATGTTTAGAATAATGTCTTCGTCTTCTAATGTCGCTTACGCTTTTCTACTTCTTCTATCAATCTGCAACACGATTGCATTTTCTAAGAGTTCGTCGTTGGCCCATGTTCAAGATTCAAATCTTGTAGTTGACGAAGTTAACAGGTACGTCACATTTCAAACAAAGCTTTGAATATGATAATTTCAAGTTTGATAGAACAATGTGGCTTTTTGTGAAATTCAAATGTTATTATGATAcatttattatgtatataaataaactgCGACATTTTATTCCATTAACAATGTCTAACATGATTTTGGTTctattattactatatatagCTCACATTTTACAGATTCAGTTCccaattattttgtaaactaaacgtctaaactttttaattaagaaaGCTCTTTTTCACAAAAACTAAGCTTCACTATGGTTCACATGATAGTTACCCAGTAAAGGACTTTATGTGAACTACTGTATATCTGTAATATCACAAAGGGTTAAAGTGAAGCTCGCTAGTGCATATATATTGGCCAATTTTCCAACAATTTTTCCTCAACCGACATAATATgttcacatttatttatttcctttcttCAACCGTACTCCTTTTATCCACATATTAAATGTTTCACATTTATTTACAGAATCAGTTATGTAATTATTAAGAATTTTTgtctattttctctctctttgtagAAGTGTATTCAATGCGACAAGGAGGAGCTTGGCCTACCTAACTTGCAGAACCGGAAATCCTATCGATGATTGTTGGCGGTGTGACCCTAATTGGGAAACAAACCGCCAACGGCTAGCAGATTGTGCTATCGGGTTTGGCAAAAATGCTATCGGTGGGCGGGATGGTCGAATCTATGTAGTTACGGATCCGTCCAACGACGATCCGGTGAACCCTAGACCCGGAACTCTAAGACACGCAGTCACACAAGAAGAACCATTGTGGATCATTTTCAAGAGAGATATGGTTATTAGGCTAAAAAAAGAACTTATCATCACATCTTTCAAGACCATCGATGGTAGAGGCTCGAGTGTTCACATTTCCAATGGACCTTGCTTAAAGATCCATTATGCAACCAACATCATCATTCATGGCATTAACATCCATGATTGCAAACCAGGACCAGGTGAGGCAAATTTATACTTTTAGCAAGTGTTTAATATAATGAATACAAatgtttctaatatatatacatgctaataatattttgtgtttgtaggTGGCATGATTAGAGATGGTCCACGTCACACTGGATTGTGGATCCCATCCGATGGAGATGCGGTGGCGATATTTGGAGGGAAACACGTGTGGATTGACCATTGCTCGTTGTCCAACTGTGATGATGGACTCATAGACGCCATACACGGTTCGACGGCTATAACCATATCGAACAACCACATGACTCACCATGACAAGGTCATGCTTTTAGGGCATAGCGATAGTTACACGCAGGACAAGAACATGCAAGTCACAATTGCGTTTAACCATTTCGGAGAAGGACTCGTTCAAAGAATGCCACGGTAATTCTTTTACCCTTCATTGCGTGCACACATATGTATCAATAGTAGTTAGAATACATTTATATTAGGCTTGTATGCGAAGCACGCGTATAAAGAGTAGTTTGAATGTGAAAGCTTCACTTTAGGGACTATAGTATAGAGTATGGAAGAAGTCAACAAAAGCGGAATGAGACCTTTTAACCACCATATATAGAagattctttttattaaatgagATACGAATTGATGAATATATTGTACCACTAAATCAAAAACAAGTGTCGGCCATATTCGTTATATCTTCGTATTCGTTTCCACTTAATTCCAGTGGATTAATAAGAGAAAGATGATAGCGGTATATATGCCAATGCAGAATTGAGTGTATATgtgtattatttgtttatactttttatatatatgcttggAAATGCTAATTTTGACGTTTGTTATATTCGTACATTGGATATAGGGAGAtcataaaaacttaaataatatTGATATGAGAAATTCGAGAAAACTAAGAGAGAGAAcattttttcaattgttttaaaccataaaaattgaaaggaaaaggtTAGTAAAATGCTAATGTTTAtggttttggttataaataattaaacaggTGCAGGCATGGATATTTCCATGTAGTGAACAATGATTATACTCACTGGGAAATGTATGCAATTGGAGGAAGTGCTTCTCCGACGATATATAGCCAAGGCAATAGGTTTCTCGCCCCGAACACCCGATTTAATAAAGAGGTACANNNNNNNNNNNNNNNNNNNNNNNNNNNNNNNNNNNNNNNNNNNNNNNNNNNNNNNNNNNNNNNNNNNNNNNNNNNNNNNNNNNNNNNNNNNNNNNNNNNNNNNNNNNNNNNNNNNNNNNNNNNNNNNNNNNNNNNNNNNNNNNNNNNNNNNNNNTCGAACAACCACATGACTCACCATGACAAGGTCATGCTTTTAGGGCATAGCGATAGTTACACGCAGGACAAGAACATGCAAGTCACAATTGCGTTTAACCATTTCGGAGAAGGACTCGTTCAAAGAATGCCACGGTAATTCTTTTACCCTTCATTGCGTGCACACATATGTATCAATAGTAGTTAGAATACATTTATATTAGGCTTGTATGCGAAGCACGCGTATAAAGAGTAGTTTGAATGTGAAAGCTTCACTTTAGGGACTATAGTATAGAGTATGGAAGAAGTCAACAAAAGCGGAATGAGACCTTTTAACCACCATATATAGAagattctttttattaaatgagATACGAATTGATGAATATATTGTACCACTAAATCAAAAACAAGTGTCGGCCATATTCGTTATATCTTCGTATTCGTTTCCACTTAATTCCAGTGGATTAATAAGAGAAAGATGATAGCGGTATATATGCCAATGCAGAATTGAGTGTATATgtgtattatttgtttatactttttatatatatgcttggAAATGCTAATTTTGACGTTTGTTATATTCGTACATTGGATATAGGGAGAtcataaaaacttaaataatatTGATATGAGAAATTCGAGAAAACTAAGAGAGAGAAcattttttcaattgttttaaaccataaaaattgaaaggaaaaggtTAGTAAAATGCTAATGTTTAtggttttggttataaataattaaacaggTGCAGGCATGGATATTTCCATGTAGTGAACAATGATTATACTCACTGGGAAATGTATGCAATTGGAGGAAGTGCTTCTCCGACGATATATAGCCAAGGCAATAGGTTTCTCGCCCCGAACACCCGATTTAATAAAGAGGTACAGTACATAATCAATATGGAtagattattttcataaatgtttaatatcttatgttcataaatatatatttacttgtaATTTATATGGATAGGTAACTAAACATGAAGATGCACCCGAGAGCCAATGGAGAGACTGGAACTGGAGATCGGAAGGAGATATGTTGTTGAACGGAGCTTATTTCCGGGAGTCGGGTGCCGAAGCACCTTCGACTTATGCAAGAGCTTCAAGCCTGAGTGCTAGGCCATCGTCACTTGTGGGTTCCATCACGACGACGGCAGGCACTTTGAGTTGTCGGCGAGGCCGTCGTTGTTAATGATAATGAAATCATTAAGAGAGAAGATATTTATTGGATCATTGTCTTTTGCAATGGTGCGTATGTTTAACAAATGGTAagagattttttctttctaaggtGAAGTGCTTTAAAATGTAATGTTATATGTGTAATGCGTCTGCTATGTCTCTAGGCATATGCGAgagattgatgatttttaagtttaatatcaatataattttcaagCTAGCAAACAtcctttcgtttttttgtttttgtttttaacatgcATCAACCATATACCAATATTATTTGCGACCTCTTTTGCGCTAAATCCTTGTAAaagatttttgtaattattacaAAGTTTTCATTCTACCTTAACTACCGTAAGGTggaacttttatttttaagtaatttGAGAAAGAAACTTCAATACTATAACATGAACCCACTATATACAGTAAAGTTTGTCAAAAAAGATTTTGTTCAGCCAATCACGAAGAACAATCACGAAGAAGGGAACATTGTTTGTGGATCGATGGAGTTGACATAAAAAAACGGGCCAACGCCATAAAGTTGTCGGCAACACGTTCAAACGCAACAGGATGCTGTTTACGTCCAATTTTCTCAGACAGTACACACATTCTTCTTGTCCTCCATGCTATGAGTTGGATATAGATTTTGTCTTGATAGTTAATTAATATTCTATCTGTCTCTCATAGTTCGAGGTTTtagggaattttttttgttcctaaaagattgattttttcaagtttttaatatgtatttttattttattttagttatatatttgagTAAAAAGTaggaaaatagaaaagagaagagatatgtgagaaagaaaaaggaccattttaaataattaaaagaaaaagtatataataataaataaattatatttattttgttttaatatatgtgaaaattactaaacatcaaactatgaaaaacagaggaattacTTAATTTTGGTACACtaatatgtgatttttttgcaaaaaaacgTGCTATTTTGTTTCggtttaaaaaaagaaatagtatatattttcatgcttacattttggaattttgttttgaaaataaacgATGTAACAAATGTCATTATGtggaaaacaaaagtaattaattgtttaataaGCCTAGTATTTTTacttaactttttgtttttttttttgttttttggtcacGGTTAATTtctttatgtattttaaaagtattatacTAAACCAGTAAATAAATATTGAGAAAAATAACCTTGAATTCAAGAGTCATGCGCCATTTGGGTCACATAAGGCTTTGGTTCAAATGTTTTGTGACTTATATAATCGGACATTTGGTgctcaaaataaattttaaatttaatatatttttaaaaaattgttgtagaaaataaaaagattattcTAATAATATACCTAATTTTCAATATAATGGCTTATATTAGTAATACATTTTATACAAAGATAAAAACACCGAATAACTTATAACCATTTGAatgcaatatttaaaaaatgtatatgtatcaAACCTAACGTGTATCCAATCGAATACATGAcataaaaaaaaccttattatTGCAATGCAAAAATGTATGATACATGAAGATGGTATATGAAGGTGATTGTCAAACTTGGTGAATCTGATGGACGGCAATGGTTTTGAAAGTCTTTAACTTCAAAGTAGTTGGAAGACACCTTTTGAAGGCGCAAAGATTGTATGAACTCATCGATCATCTACTAGATTATAGCGGATGTTTGGGCTAAGAAACAGGGTATTTTCTACAGTTTTATTTTCCATGCATGATTACGTTTATCTTGTTATTTCGAATACATGACACTGAGGTTATTATGCTATTTCAACATATTATTAAAGAATTTTCCGGttgacataaataaataatattaaaaaaaggcTCAACGCAAAATCAAATTTGACGTTACACAAATAATAAGTATATCATGTTGCACACTCTATGATTGATCGAACAACATCATATATCTTTGTCcgtttcaaaagaaaaataagctGGCTCCTCCCACCGCAACAACAACAGCCAAAACGGTTGAAGAAGATCTAGAGTCGGAGCTCGACCTTTCGCCATCCTCCTGATCCGATTCAGGTTGTGCAAGCGTATCGGTAATACTTTTTCTGCTTTCGTCGGTACTAATGGGAACGTAATCCCCCACTACTGTGACACCGTCTGGTGCAAGTTCTAAGGGGATTTCGTAATCCGGATAATCTTGAGATGGACCAAGACTATCTATCAAGTTCTTTGTAGAGATATCTGTTGTTGCTTTGTTGTCAGCAAGGGTCTTTGATGAAGATGGCGGTTGAGACTTTCCAGAATCAGCTGCTGAGATTCCATTAACGACAGCGAGAAGTACGAAAAAGGAGACGAGGAAGAATTGGTTGGCCATCGTATATATGTGTGTTGATATTGATCCCCTAAGCTCTTTATCGTGTAGAACTTTTTGGGGTTATATTATTTAGCTAGTTTGAATATAAGATGATTCTTGTGAGGTTCTCAAATTAAGCAGATTGACTAAACAATCAAGGAGAATTAAATTGAATGGGGAAATGGAGAATGATGAGAATTTAAACTTGTATAGGAGATGGAGGTTTTTGATTGGTGAGCTAGTTGCTATTTTACGGTTaggagttgttttttttaactcatattTGTGTTCATGAACTGTTTCTGGTTCTCTATATATTAGAAAATGGTTAtaaattttaactatttttagaaTATGGTTACTTGGTTAGGGTATTTTTAactagtttgtttgtttcatatgcAATGTAGATGTAATGTGAATAAGGGAAAACAATACACAAaccatcttatataatatgataagaTTTCCTTTAAACTTGATCTAATATTTTGACATTTGGCAATTCTAATATTTGATATGAGTCATCTTTTTTCACTATTAGTTATTAGCAATATGTTCACATTAATATACcacaattaatttatatacttttaaatatttatctattttatttattttccaatattttatttattttttctccgcacttttattattaatataatgtgGAGAAGAAATTCATATATGAAACCAAAAGtttatcttaattaattatttacacTAATTTATCAGAATTTATTTCTCTActtatgataattaaaaattaataaatatatatattttctcaatttttacattttcattaattttaccAAGAATAACTTCTCTATGCTAATATTTGACATGTGtgatctttttctctcttaattATTACCAATTTATTCACATTGATATACCACGATTAATTTCTATACTTCttgaatatttttctattttatttattttccaatatttttttaaaaaatatgctAAGGTTTATCTAAACTTGctataatattttgacatttgCAATCCTaatatttgacatgtgtcatcttctttctctcttaatcATAAGCAATATGGTCACATTAATATACCACAATAAATTTATATACTTCTTAAATATTTgtccattttatttattttctaatattttttaaaaatatggtaAGGTTTCTTCTAAACTTGCTCTCATATTTTGACATTTGGCAATGCTAATATTTGACATATGTCATATTTTCTCTcataattattagaaatatgTTCACATTAAtataccaaaatttatatacttaaatatttttctattttatttatttatatacttaaatatttttccaTTAATATAATAtggagaaaaaatcatatttgaaacaaaagtttctcttaattattaataatattattaattatttgatagggtAATTGGCTTCATGCTTCTGACACTGTCGCGAAACGTAGGAAATAACATTTTCCTGCTGCATCAGCACACATTCCAAACCAAATCCAGAAGCATTTGTATACGTAAGGCTCATTCTGCTCTAGTAGTGCCAACACCAGCGTGGTAGTCAGCAGAAACTGCACATTCTTCTCTGGCACTCCCTaatggcctgaatcttctctggatccactgaaactcccttTGCATAAACAATGTGACCCAAGAATCCTAGCTTcagctgccagaaactgcacttgctcaacttagcataCAGTTTTTGCTCcca
The Camelina sativa cultivar DH55 chromosome 6, Cs, whole genome shotgun sequence genome window above contains:
- the LOC104790395 gene encoding putative pectate lyase 11 isoform X2, encoding MFRIMSSSSNVAYAFLLLLSICNTIAFSKSSSLAHVQDSNLVVDEVNRSVFNATRRSLAYLTCRTGNPIDDCWRCDPNWETNRQRLADCAIGFGKNAIGGRDGRIYVVTDPSNDDPVNPRPGTLRHAVTQEEPLWIIFKRDMVIRLKKELIITSFKTIDGRGSSVHISNGPCLKIHYATNIIIHGINIHDCKPGPGGMIRDGPRHTGLWIPSDGDAVAIFGGKHVWIDHCSLSNCDDGLIDAIHGSTAITISNNHMTHHDKVMLLGHSDSYTQDKNMQVTIAFNHFGEGLVQRMPRCRHGYFHVVNNDYTHWEMYAIGGSASPTIYSQGNRFLAPNTRFNKEVTKHEDAPESQWRDWNWRSEGDMLLNGAYFRESGAEAPSTYARASSLSARPSSLVGSITTTAGTLSCRRGRRC
- the LOC104790395 gene encoding putative pectate lyase 11 isoform X1 — its product is MFRIMSSSSNVAYAFLLLLSICNTIAFSKSSSLAHVQDSNLVVDEVNRSVFNATRRSLAYLTCRTGNPIDDCWRCDPNWETNRQRLADCAIGFGKNAIGGRDGRIYVVTDPSNDDPVNPRPGTLRHAVTQEEPLWIIFKRDMVIRLKKELIITSFKTIDGRGSSVHISNGPCLKIHYATNIIIHGINIHDCKPGPGGMIRDGPRHTGLWIPSDGDAVAIFGGKHVWIDHCSLSNCDDGLIDAIHGSTAITISNNHMTHHDKVMLLGHSDSYTQDKNMQVTIAFNHFGEGLVQRMPRCRHGYFHVVNNDYTHWEMYAIGGSASPTIYSQGNRFLAPNTRFNKEVTKHEDAPESQWRDWNWRSEGDMLLNGAYFRESGAEAPSTYARASSLSARPSSLVGSITTTAGTLSCRRGRRC
- the LOC104790396 gene encoding uncharacterized protein LOC104790396, translating into MANQFFLVSFFVLLAVVNGISAADSGKSQPPSSSKTLADNKATTDISTKNLIDSLGPSQDYPDYEIPLELAPDGVTVVGDYVPISTDESRKSITDTLAQPESDQEDGERSSSDSRSSSTVLAVVVAVGGASLFFF